TTCTGAAGATGGGTTGATTTCTTCTAATGGGGTGATACGAGCAAATGATAGAAATCGCAGAAGGCAACAAGTAGCGGAGGAATTAAAGAGGCAGTTATGGCTAGCTGGGCCTTTAATATTAGTTGGTCTATTACAATATTCTTTGCAGATGATTTCCGTCATGTTCGTCGGTCATCTGGGCGAATTGTCTCTCTCTGGTGCTTCAATGGCCACTTCTTTCGCAACAGTCACTGGTTTCAGCCTATTGGTGAGTTGGGTTTCTGTTTGTTTCTCGTGAAAAACTCGTTGTATTGCTCAATATTCATGTATGGGGATATCTAAAATGATTCACTTTTTGTTAGTTGAGTTGAAAATTAGTCATGTTACTTGAAATGGTCTTAATTTGAATAAATGTATAGATGGGGATGGCTAGTGCTTTGGATACATTTTGTGGTCAATCTTATGGAGCAAAGCAGTATCATATGCTGGGAATTCATATGCAGAGAGCTATGTTTGTTCTTTCACTTGTGAGCATCCCTCTTGCAGTTATTTGGGCTAACACGGGAGGGATTCTGAAATTACTTGGCCAAGATGCTGAAATTGCAGCTGAAGCTGGGAAATATGCCATTTGCATGATTCCGACTCTTTTTGCGTATGGTTTACTTCAATGTTTGAACAGATTCTTACAGACCCAAAACGTTGTTTTACCGATGATGATGTGTTCAGCCACAGCAGTTTTGCTTCACATCCCCATTTGTTGGATTCTTATATATAAAGTAGGACTCGGACTTCGAGGAGCAGCTATCGCTAGCTCCATCTCTTATTCGCTCAATGTGTTGCTGGCTATGCTTTATGTTAAGTTCTCTTCTTTATGTTCCAAGTCTTGGACAGGCTTTTCAGTGCAGGCTTTTGAAAACATCCCAACTTACCTTAGACTCGCAATTCCTTCGGCTTGCATGGTTTGGTAATTCTCTCTTTACTTAACTCCTTTTTATCATCATCCTGAAGATGTATTAATTTGTCACATAATGTTCAACAAAATGCTCTCAACAGCTTGGAAATGTGGTCATTTGAGTTGGTCGTTATCTTATCTGGGCTTCTACCAAATCCGAAATTAGAGACCTCAGTACTTTCAATTAGGTAAATAACAGAGACATCAGTTCTTTTTTCTTCATATCTAGCCACCTTTATCTTCACTTACACATATTCTTTAACAGCCTTAATACAGCTGCAGTAATTTGGAATATCTCATTCGGCATGAGTGGTGTAGGAAGGTAAATTTCATACAATTTCTTAGTAGAATCACTATTGTCTCAGACTCTACGAACAACTTATATACGATCACTTTCACATTCTTCTCTCTCTCCtgaatttgaaaactaaaaacttTGCATTTGTCATTTGtgaaaaaatggaaagaagacCAGTATAAGATTTCTTTGTTTGTATTTCATTCTGTTAGCACGCGAGTCTCAAACGAACTAGGAGCCGGCCATCCTGCAGCAGCGAAGCTAGCTGGGTGTGTAGTTATGACAATGGTTGCTATTCAGGGGATGCTTGTTGGAACTTTCTTCATTCTTATACGTAATGTTTGGGGCTATGCTTTTAGCAACGAACAAGAAGTGGTTGAATATTTAGCAAAGATGCTTCCTATAGTTGCAGTTTCTGAATTTTTCTCGGGACTTCAATGTGTACTTTCAGGTTATCATTCTATCATATGctacaattatatatatatatatatatatatatattccactTCATATGTTTTATTTCATTTGACTTCATCTAGCTTTGAGATGAAATTTGTAGAGGtgaatttaaacgattgtgatTGGTCTCTATAATTGATATCTGTTCCATATGCTACAACCAAGTTGTCTAGATGACATTTTCTGTTCAGGCAGTAAGATGTGCGTTCTCATAAAAACATAGACTAAAAAGTACCACTTGTGTCAAGTTggatcataaaaaaattaaccGAGTATTGTCAGGATATCAAACTTTTTACTGCATTTGGTAAATAGATATGTAGCCAAATGAATTTGATCTCTCTCTTGGTCATGGTTGTTACTAAAACCTCTTCTTTGTGTTAATATTAGACTTGGGATTACACTTCTACCCTATATTATAACTTGACTTGGTGTCTGCATTAATATAACCAGGCACGTTTTACTTAACTTGTTTTTTGCATATACTCAATGCTACTCAATGCAGGCATTGCTAGAGGATGTGGGTGGCAAAAGATTGGTGCATATGTCAATCTTGGTTCATATTATCTGGTGGGAGTTCCATTCGGAATTTTGCTTGCTTTTGTTTTTCACGTCGGTGGAAaggtaaaaacaataattatgaTGAACATATCATTTGTTCGTAGactaaattatacaaaatacTCAGAAACTTGACCCTTTGTTTATAAGTACTTctattctttaaaaaattgtaatattACCCTTAACCTCTTTTATCTGATCTTAAAACTACCCTTGGAgtataaataattaaacattTCTAAATAAAAATTGGGACATGAAATGATGTGACAATCCAAATTTTCATTCTAGTTCAATGCGCTTCTATTTCAAGACCCAATCTCTGATTGGGTACTTTTGATTCAGAAGGTGAAGTTCAAAAGCATTTTATACAGTTCAACCTAATTCTTCTTTTAACCATTTTTCTATTGTAAATGATCCTTAATAGGGGCTGTGGTTTGGCATCATGTCTGCACTCGTAGTACAAGCATCTTCTCTTGGTATTATTACCATCCGCACCAACTGGGACCAAGAAGTACAACTCATAACCCAAATCTCAACTTTGCTTTATTCCCTAAAACTTGAAGTTTCTAATGCATTCATTTCTGCTATTCAGGCAAAGAAAGCTACAGAACGAGTATACGACGCAGCAATTCCAAGTAATGTTGTCTCATGAAACTAGATCAGTTTCTTGGTGAAGGAGCTTTGTGATTGACAGATTGAGCTCTAACtttcttttcaaaatcaatGAATTGTGTAAGCCAAGCCTGAAAGGTTCATTTTTTGCAACATGTCTCTTAGACAAGTAATAGATATCTCTGTCTCCATGTGTTTAGAAATCATTCAATCAATTTAGTACTCATCAGAGCTCAGGAGATAACCTGTTCGATTGTATTTGAATCCAATATTTCAGTGGGATTATTCTTTGCTCTGTATATTGAATGAACATGTCAAACATAAGCATTTGCAAAATAAAGGTGGAGAATatatagaagaagaaaaatattgaatttttGGAGTCTTGTTCTTGTCTTTAGGGATATATATTGATGATGGTTATTATATTGTTCGGGCCTTCTTTTGAACAGGTGACTGGTTTCAGCTTGTTAATTGACTTAGTTTTCTGTTTGTTTCTTGGGAAAACCTTGTTGGAAAAAAGGACAGTGATCGGTCTCGTAGAGTTGTATTGTTTTATAAGTGAACATGTTTTTTTCGTTGgactaaattacaaaaaatgcccaTGAGTTTTGTAGTTTGTGTTAGAAATACCTCTCaactttcaaaagttttaaaaatcaaaaatagtttaaaaaaatagttttatcgttagttttggatgaaaaccgttaaagttttgtttaaaaaatacaattgaACTATTGAAAAGTTGCATAAATACTCTTGagcttaaaaattaaaaaaaaaaaaaaaaaactcattgatcCAAAATTTACACCAATTTTCTCAACAaccaaaataaatcaaactttaaaattaaaatcatagttttaaatttattttactaaTACAAAATGATAGATTACGAACACAACCAATCTCTTAGTTATTGTTGTAATTATCATAATGTTAACTGTAAAATGAAAACTTCTATTTGACTATTAATGCATCGTGATAGTCTAATATATCTATTGGAGAattttttttgattatttgattAGTTCTTGTTTTAGTATGTGTTcggaggattttttttttaatttcgtgagattttatgtaattttatattttaaccaaagtttaaaatattaatgTCGATAGATATTTCAAAAAGTTAATTTTACAGAAAATTTTATTTCGATAGATATTCCTGAAAAATTATCGagacaaaaattcaaaaaataaatttaaattagtaagtatttgttgttttcaaataaataaacgtgtctattatttatattattgtcaATTTTATGTAACGAAAATATCAATTCTCTATTCTATCAATATAGAACAAATGGAAACATGGAAATATCCTTAGAAGTGTTGACATGATGATGGAAATTTAAGTCTAtggttttaacttaaaatttcgGTTTTTACTTTGAGTGCTAAGATATTTGGTGTAAAGTTTGGATTAATggtaatattttttatttttccaaacttaataatatttatgaaacttttcaatAGTTCAGACTTATTCTTAAAAACAAAGTTTGAACGATTTTCATCCAAAACTAACCGTAAGAATGTTTTTAGACCTTTTTCAACCATTTAggagtatttttaaaatttttaactGTTTATGGGTATTTTTGGCACAAAGCACAAAATTAAGAGAAAGGTTTTCATAATTTAACAAACTTGGAGAAGAGATATGACTATTTGAATCACTACAAATAATCCATATTCCATATGTCTCTTTTTCAAATTGCAAAATAGATTCTGTATAACCAATTGTTCAAACATAGATCTACTCTTGttatctaaaaataaataataataaaaaaagagtcCATTTTTACACCAAAACTTTGGAGTTAGTAAATTAAAACTTCAAACTTTCGTAAgtaaaatcatttagattatcAATTAGTGATTCATCAACATATTTATTTAATCCTTAAAAGTCATTTTCAATATAACTTAAGACAAAATCGgccaaaagaaaaagatataattCTTCATAAATAAATTGATCAAAAGTAGAAGAATacaaagaagatgaaaattCACTACCATCAATTTGTAATACATATTCTAAACTAATTTACTTATGAAAGCTTGTAACTTTAATTGGTATAATTTTGAACTCAAAAACATTGTATATGAATATGAATTTTGAATTATATAGCAAActcatattttatatataatttatatttatatggaaccatcatcttcatcttcatctccACCTCCTCTGCTCTCTCCTTGTATGTGAGCAGAGAGAGATGATGGAGGAAGAATATCGAAACTCGTCATTGAACTCACCCCTTATTCACAAATCTGAAGATGGGGTGAATTCCAAAGATGAGAGTCAAATAAATTATGAGAATATCAGAAGGAAACTGATAGCTGAGGAAGTTAAGAAGCAATTATGGCTAGCAGGGCCTCTAATATCGGTCAGTCTTCTTCAATACTGTTTGCAGATGATTTCCATCATGTTTGTGGGTCATCTCGGCGAATTGCCTCTCTCCGGTGCTTCCATGGCTGTTTCTTTTACATCGGTGACTGGTTTCACCGTCTTGGTGAGTTGGGTTTCTGTTTGTTTCTTCGGAAAATTACATCTTCTTGCTGTTTCTTTATTGTAGATTGGGGTGATTGAACCATTGGTCTTTGAATGTTAATGGTGACTTGTGTACTTAGATTTTATGCCTTGGAACTTCTTCTGGAGGGGTACGCTCATCTATCTTATTTTAGAAGACAACTATTACTGATTACTTAGTATCATTTAAGGAAATTGTCAGAAGTAACTAGAAAAAGCACTCTTTTAGAAAACTCGTTGAAATAATTTTTTGCAGTCCTTCTTGATCGACCcctaaaattcaaataaaaattgGACTTATTTTTCATCGTACATCCAAACTATCGCTTGGTGGAATCTCGGCCAGGGAGAAGACCCAGAGCATTTGTAAGTCGTAAGAGTTTCAAATTACATACAATCTCATTGTTTATCTATCCTTGTCAAGATTCCACCaagaaagtaaaaaataattgatATTTCGAATTTACAagttaaatttttatttgaatctCAAGGTTGATCTCGGTTggccaagaaaaagtatttcaACTAGTTCTCCAAAAAGGTGCTAACTATGAACCATGAAAACAAATGAGAGTTATTTCTAACAATTTTCGTGTCATAAAGCGAAAAAAGAGGCTGTGTGGTATTGGTTCTGAATTccacaatttttattttctatccatGATGTCTTGTATCTAACAGATATGGATACTCAATCGTTCGTGGTTTAATTTAGAATGTTGCACTTTGTTTTTAAGGCTAATCATCTTACCACAAATGGTCTTAATTTGCATATATGTATAGTTGGGGATGGCTAGTGCTTTGGATACATTTTGTGGTCAATCCTATGGAGCAAAGCAGTATCATATGCTGGGAATTCATGTGCAGAGAGCTATGTTTATTCTTTCACTTGTGAGCATTCCCCTTGCAGTCATTTGGGCTAACACAGGGGAAATCCTGAAGTTACTTGGCCAAGATGCTCAAATTTCAGCTGAAGCTGGGAAATATGCTAAATGCTTGATACCATGC
The sequence above is drawn from the Cucumis melo cultivar AY chromosome 2, USDA_Cmelo_AY_1.0, whole genome shotgun sequence genome and encodes:
- the LOC103494163 gene encoding protein DETOXIFICATION 16-like isoform X1; translated protein: MVEKGAGSSLNSPLLHISEDGLISSNGVIRANDRNRRRQQVAEELKRQLWLAGPLILVGLLQYSLQMISVMFVGHLGELSLSGASMATSFATVTGFSLLMGMASALDTFCGQSYGAKQYHMLGIHMQRAMFVLSLVSIPLAVIWANTGGILKLLGQDAEIAAEAGKYAICMIPTLFAYGLLQCLNRFLQTQNVVLPMMMCSATAVLLHIPICWILIYKVGLGLRGAAIASSISYSLNVLLAMLYVKFSSLCSKSWTGFSVQAFENIPTYLRLAIPSACMVCLEMWSFELVVILSGLLPNPKLETSVLSISLNTAAVIWNISFGMSGVGSTRVSNELGAGHPAAAKLAGCVVMTMVAIQGMLVGTFFILIRNVWGYAFSNEQEVVEYLAKMLPIVAVSEFFSGLQCVLSGIARGCGWQKIGAYVNLGSYYLVGVPFGILLAFVFHVGGKGLWFGIMSALVVQASSLGIITIRTNWDQEAKKATERVYDAAIPSNVVS
- the LOC103494163 gene encoding protein DETOXIFICATION 16-like isoform X7 gives rise to the protein MASWAFNISWSITIFFADDFRHVRRSSGRIVSLWCFNGHFFRNSHWFQPIVIWANTGGILKLLGQDAEIAAEAGKYAICMIPTLFAYGLLQCLNRFLQTQNVVLPMMMCSATAVLLHIPICWILIYKVGLGLRGAAIASSISYSLNVLLAMLYVKFSSLCSKSWTGFSVQAFENIPTYLRLAIPSACMVCLEMWSFELVVILSGLLPNPKLETSVLSISLNTAAVIWNISFGMSGVGSTRVSNELGAGHPAAAKLAGCVVMTMVAIQGMLVGTFFILIRNVWGYAFSNEQEVVEYLAKMLPIVAVSEFFSGLQCVLSGIARGCGWQKIGAYVNLGSYYLVGVPFGILLAFVFHVGGKGLWFGIMSALVVQASSLGIITIRTNWDQEAKKATERVYDAAIPSNVVS
- the LOC103494163 gene encoding protein DETOXIFICATION 16-like isoform X6, producing the protein MVEKGAGSSLNSPLLHISEDGLISSNGVIRANDRNRRRQQVAEELKRQLWLAGPLILVGLLQYSLQMISVMFVGHLGELSLSGASMATSFATVTGFSLLMGMASALDTFCGQSYGAKQYHMLGIHMQRAMFVLSLVSIPLAVIWANTGGILKLLGQDAEIAAEAGKYAICMIPTLFAYGLLQCLNRFLQTQNVVLPMMMCSATAVLLHIPICWILIYKSWTGFSVQAFENIPTYLRLAIPSACMVCLEMWSFELVVILSGLLPNPKLETSVLSISLNTAAVIWNISFGMSGVGSTRVSNELGAGHPAAAKLAGCVVMTMVAIQGMLVGTFFILIRNVWGYAFSNEQEVVEYLAKMLPIVAVSEFFSGLQCVLSGIARGCGWQKIGAYVNLGSYYLVGVPFGILLAFVFHVGGKGLWFGIMSALVVQASSLGIITIRTNWDQEAKKATERVYDAAIPSNVVS